Proteins from a single region of Antechinus flavipes isolate AdamAnt ecotype Samford, QLD, Australia chromosome 2, AdamAnt_v2, whole genome shotgun sequence:
- the NOB1 gene encoding RNA-binding protein NOB1, whose product MVLVEHVVADAGAFLRDAALQDIGKTIYTIREVVTEIRDKATRRRLAVLPYELHFKEPFPEYVRLVTEFSKKTGDYPSLSATDIQVLALTYQLEAELVGVAHLKKEPEKKVKVSSSVLHPENPLHIPGFHLPSKPKLPEETTVHHVPQTVESSENPEYNSFLFWRNPLPNIDVDLQELMTGEDQCVLSEEEENGRIGKSGGSAEEDEDEGEDEDEDEDGGWITPSNIKQVQQELGQYDSPDNVQVGCVTTDFAMQNVLLQMGLHVLAVNGMLIREARSYILRCHGCFKTTSDMTRIFCAHCGNRTLKKVAVTVNDDGSLHMHFSRNPKVLNARGLRYSLPAPKGGKHANNPHLTEDQPFPQQRLSRKARQKTNVFDPDYIAGVSPFVENDIYSRAATLQIRDSALGAGRRRLNPNASTKKFVKKR is encoded by the exons ATGGTGCTGGTAGAGCACGTTGTGGCGGACGCCGGAGCCTTCCTGCGGGACGCGGCGCTGCAG GACATCGGGAAAACCATTTACACCATCAGGGAGGTGGTGACGGAGATCCGCGACAAGGCGACCCGGCGGCGCCTGGCCGTCCTGCCCTACGAGCTGCACTTCAAGGAGCCCTTCCCCGAGTACGTGAGGCTGG TAACTGAATTTTCCAAAAAGACTGGTGATTATCCCAGCCTTTCAGCCACAGATATCCAGGTGTTGGCCTTGACTTACCAGTTGGAGGCAGAGCTTGTGGGGGTGGCTCACCTGAAGAAAGAGCCAGAAAAAAAG GTTAAAGTGAGTTCATCAGTGCTACATCCAGAAAATCCTTTACATATTCCTGGTTTTCACCTGCCTTCTAAG CCCAAACTTCCAGAGGAAACAACAGTACATCATGTACCTCAAACTGTTGAATCTTCTGAGAACCCAGAATATAATTCCTTTCTATTCTGGAGAAATCCTTTGCCCAATATTGATGTTGATCTTCAGGAGTTGATG ACTGGAGAAGATCAATGTGTCCtaagtgaggaagaagagaatgggagAATAGGAAAGAGCGGAGGTAGTGCTGAGGAGGATGAGGATGAAGGtgaggatgaagatgaagatgaagatggagGATGGATAACACCCAGCAATATTAAACAAGTCCAGCAAGAACTGGGACAGTATGACAGTCCTGACAATGTCCAGGTTGGCTGTGTAACCACAGACTTTGCCATGCAG AATGTTCTGCTCCAGATGGGGCTCCATGTGCTGGCAGTGAATGGGATGCTCATCCGGGAGGCTAGAAGCTACATACTGCGTTGTCATGGCTGTTTCAA GACCACCTCTGACATGACCAGGATCTTTTGTGCACATTGTGGAAATAGAACACTGAAAAAAGTGGCCGTGACAGTCAATGATGATGGCAGCCTTCACATGCACTTCTCCCGGAACCCCAAGGTGCTGAATGCGCGTGGCCTTCGG TATTCACTCCCTGCTCCCAAAGGAGGGAAGCACGCCAACAACCCCCACCTGACGGAGGACCAGCCATTCCCACAGCAGCGTCTGTCCCGAAAGGCCAGGCAGAAAACCAACGTGTTCGATCCCGATTACATAGCGGGGGTATCTCCCTTTGTAGAGAATGATATCTACAGCCGGGCAGCCACACTGCAGATCAGAGACAGTGCGCTGGGCGCTGGAAGGAGGCGCTTGAACCCCAATGCTTCAACAAAGAAGTTTGTGAAAAAGAGGTGA